One genomic segment of Esox lucius isolate fEsoLuc1 chromosome 15, fEsoLuc1.pri, whole genome shotgun sequence includes these proteins:
- the LOC105026085 gene encoding cation channel sperm-associated protein subunit beta isoform X6, whose amino-acid sequence MNEPILQWAIGEEVSSHIIEPHLHHVVKLQVSQSPCAADVAVLAPVFAPGTHTGVVLSVTGSAFTSQARWFNATRTLCSLISEVCVSGCVGISIVDLKLTNCHLFLLTNRGLFISQDLLSPVTGPLNFTLLFLPALAQMDYSATTIWFSSQCVTDRIYFSDDTISLISNEGEDEILNSKCVYSKYPFKRWFLCQASTDEITKNPKQRYLSFLYDRHQDTGLLLSHTKENGTMVSVFGVKEEQPLDRCTKFPTALIDFQPTGIFLLDNSVILYGSEVWTSSDRGSTFKWVFSLDDQIVINALSCNAIGVVVFFTDQGHLYIMKSGLARHAWLNETLAMASTLLCDHMGTLMAIQLGKDNPSGVIYKTIPIEHLIEIHEMGFAKPLALQYTTDHTVLLHENAATPPSLDELHQHTRGSHFTLDHVGKVIYFSDGGMMVITDVFRSHFLEGFAGAVVGEILEPFKGASLKEEPMQSHDLVVMKDGQEGLSVVLQLRDLDPSKGFNSSHVGKTVVAPGFSSYLITGLLSDGRALAKPTMPALVPPVIRHRNNEWLLFNSAGCCCDSWGMKEGPCRHAMQSLDGLRNNALVRINVREQLNFTFKAFMSDYSLSMVYHKRFMRVVLTNPVVIRVTAVHSWDETNNHMLTLTAFSHLCKKATTTVTVNIPEASMLCSTSTFTFTLQNTCPEGLQIVYVSPQPISDHEWLHGDPVDKMNNKRLFSLPINYRPPSGKGVSIPYTDNIYNADPSKARPRDFYAISKNSGRYKQCAGKKSAEECGCTDLLKVSPLAINSDCRQRVLRLTFPVTNFNINLFLRRTEHADIPLRSPYFVTVTEVNNRTSWKVTGTNVTPTMERMRQYFKGSLNGSLYNPEGLQISLYGSELFHFQISVIPGVVLCDLVEEVQIYVDEPPLAFPTQHLVNSMAAIILGGLLLFGFLLSYKGVAMPTKDSVKAFFKRHQATVSPSNTVSPTEE is encoded by the exons TGTGCGTGTCTGGCTGTGTTGGGATCTCCATCGTAGACCTGAAGCTGACCAACTGTCACCTGTTCCTACTGACCAATCGGGGACTCTTCATCAGCCAGGATCTGCTGTCTCCTGTCACAGGCCCTCTTAAT TTCACCTTGCTCTTCCTTCCTGCTCTGGCTCAG ATGGACTATTCTGCAACAACTATTTGGTTTTCCTCTCAATGTGTGACGGATCGCATCTATTTTAGTG ATGACACGATCAGTTTGATTTCCAATGAAGGAGAAGATGAAATCCTG AATTCTAAGTGTGTGTACAGCAAGTACCCCTTCAAGAGGTGGTTCCTCTGCCAGGCCTCCACTGACGAAATCACAAAGAACCCCAAACAACGTTACCTGTCCTTCCTCTATGACCGCCACCAAGACACCGGCCTTCTGCTCTCACACACTAAG GAAAACGGAACCATGGTGTCAGTGTTTGGGGTCAAGGAGGAGCAACCTCTCGATCGTTGTACTAAGTTCCCAACAGCACTTATAGACTTCCAGCCCACAGGAATCTTCCTGTTGGACAACAGTGTTATTTTGTATGGTTCAGAG GTGTGGACGTCCTCAGACAGAGGCTCCACCTTCAAGTGGGTGTTCTCGCTGGATGATCAGATTGTGATCAACGCCCTGAGCTGCAACGCCATTGGGGTGGTGGTGTTCTTCACCGACCAAGGACACCTCTACATCATGAAGTCAG GTCTGGCCAGGCATGCTTGGTTGAACGAGACACTGGCCATGGCGAGCACACTGCTGTGCGATCACATGGGCACCCTGATGGCCATTCAGCTGGGCAAAGATAACCCCAGCGGAGTCATCTACAAGACCATCCCGATAGAACACCTCATAGAG ATACATGAGATGGGCTTTGCCAAACCTCTGGCCCTCCAGTACACCACAGACCACACAGTCCTGCTGCATGAGAACGCTGCCACCCCTCCAAGCCTTGATGAACTCCACCAGCACACCCGAGGCAGCCATTTCACCCTCGATCATGTGGGCAAGGTCATCTACTTCAG TGACGGTGGGATGATGGTGATCACAGATGTGTTCCGGAGTCACTTTCTAGAAGGGTTCGCCGGGGCCGTCGTCGGGGAGATCCTGGAGCCGTTCAAAGGCGCCAGTCTAAAAGAAGAACCTATGCAGTCACACGACCTTGTAGTGATGAAGGACGGGCAAGAGGGTCTCAGTGTTGTATTGCAGCTCAGAGACCTGG ATCCGTCCAAGGGGTTTAATTCATCCCACGTTGGGAAGACTGTGGTAGCGCCCGGCTTCAGCAGCTATCTCATAACCGGACTGTTGTCCGACGGCCGTGCCTTGGCCAAACCCACCATGCCGGCCCTGGTTCCCCCTGTGATCAGGCACCGGAACAACGAGTGGCTGCTCTTCAACTCTGCAGGTTGCT GCTGTGACAGTTGGGGTATGAAGGAGGGGCCATGTCGTCACGCCATGCAGTCATTGGACGGTCTGAGGAACAATGCTCTGGTGAGGATCAATGTCAGAGAGCAGCTCAACTTCACCTTCAAGGCCTTCATGTCCGACTACT ctCTGTCCATGGTGTACCATAAGAGGTTCATGCGTGTGGTCCTGACCAACCCTGTGGTCATCCGGGTCACAGCTGTCCACTCCTGGGACGAAACAAACAACCACATGCTCACCCTCACTGCCTTCAGTCACCTTTGTAAGAAG GCCACCACGACAGTGACCGTGAACATCCCAGAAGCCTCTATGTTGTGTAGCACCTCGACCTTCACGTTCACGCTGCAGAACACCTGCCCCGAGGGACTCCAAATCGTCTACGTGTCCCCACAGCCAATCAGTGACCACGAGTGGCTCCACGGTGACCCAGTGGACAAGATGAACAACAAAAGGCTGTTCAGCCTGCCT ATTAACTACCGGCCTCCCTCTGGGAAAGGTGTTTCAATCCCTTACACAGACAACATCTACAACGCTGATCCAAGTAAGGCCCGCCCCCGGGACTTCTACGCCATCTCCAAG AACTCAGGCCGGTATAAACAGTGTGCTGGGAAGAAGTCGGCTGAAGAATGTGGCTGTACGGACCTACTGAAAGTCTCTCCTCTAGCTATCAACTCAGACTGCAGACAGAGG GTGCTGAGGTTAACGTTTCCTGTGACTAACTTCAACATCAACCTGTTCCTGAGGAGAACTGAACACGCTGACATCCCACTCCGCTCTCCTTACTTTGTAACTGTCACAGAGGTCAACAACCGAACCAGCTGGAAGGTCACTG GGACCAATGTCACCCCCACCATGGAAAGGATGAGACAATATTTCAAAGGCAGTCTGAATGGCAGTCTGTACAACCCAGAGGGACTGCAGATCAGCCTTTAT GGCTCTGAGCTTTTCCACTTCCAAATTTCTGTCATTCCGGGAGTGGTGTTGTGTGACCTGGTGGAAGAGGTGCAG ATCTATGTAGATGAACCTCCGCTGGCATTCCCAACCCAACACCTCGTCAACAGCATGGCTGCCATCATTCTAGGGGGCCTACTGCTCTTCGGCTTCTTGCTCAGCTACAAAGGCGTGGCCATGCCAACCAAGGACAGCGTCAAAGCCTTTTTCAAAAGACACCAGGCCACGGTCTCTCCTAGCAACACCGTAAGCCCTACCGAAGAGTAG